A genomic window from Sulfurimonas paralvinellae includes:
- a CDS encoding ABC transporter ATP-binding protein, producing the protein MIDIKIQKKLYGAKGLMPLQVDLQIQEGEFVALSGTSGSGKTTLLRILAGLEEASGEIQVGSEIWLREQKALPPQKREIGFVFQDYALFENMTIEQNLLFVANNTNLAAHLLELTELRELKNRYPSSLSGGQKQRVSICRALMRKPKILLLDEPLSALDAAMRAKLQNELLTLHKEFGTTTIMVSHDPSEIYRLASRVVVLDNGSITNDGKPTEVLLKRQGSQKFSFEGELLEIKKVDVIYIAIVAIGQQLVEIVISQEEAKNLQIGDTVNVSTKAFNPNLT; encoded by the coding sequence CCCCTTCAGGTAGATCTGCAGATACAAGAGGGAGAATTCGTTGCACTCAGCGGTACAAGCGGCAGTGGGAAAACAACACTCCTGCGAATCTTGGCAGGTCTTGAAGAAGCATCAGGCGAGATTCAGGTCGGCAGTGAAATCTGGCTGCGTGAGCAAAAAGCACTGCCGCCGCAAAAAAGAGAGATAGGCTTTGTATTTCAGGATTATGCCCTTTTTGAGAACATGACCATCGAGCAAAATCTCCTCTTCGTTGCCAATAATACAAACCTTGCTGCACATCTTTTGGAACTTACCGAATTGCGTGAGCTTAAAAACAGGTACCCCTCTTCACTCAGCGGGGGACAAAAACAGCGCGTGAGCATCTGCCGCGCTCTGATGCGAAAACCAAAAATCTTGCTGCTCGATGAGCCTCTCTCCGCACTCGATGCTGCCATGCGTGCAAAACTCCAAAATGAACTGCTCACACTGCACAAAGAGTTTGGTACGACTACCATTATGGTCAGCCACGATCCAAGTGAGATATATCGCTTGGCTTCACGTGTTGTTGTCTTGGATAACGGCAGCATAACCAATGACGGAAAACCGACCGAAGTCCTTCTCAAACGCCAAGGGAGTCAAAAGTTCTCATTTGAAGGAGAATTGCTTGAGATAAAAAAGGTTGATGTTATTTATATTGCTATTGTAGCCATCGGTCAACAGTTAGTCGAAATTGTAATATCACAAGAAGAAGCAAAAAACCTTCAAATCGGAGACACAGTCAATGTTTCAACAAAGGCTTTCAACCCAAATTTAACATAA
- a CDS encoding EAL domain-containing response regulator — protein MSSNFWEILLVDDDEKFHQIVAESFDEIFINDKKVKMLHARNAQEAKKILQQYSDIAIAFIDIAMHTPDAGLDLVNYIRQTLYNSSMRIVIINSDDSPVPASDIIAHYDINDYKDSRCIKSQRLFTTIRTAIKQYQQFKDLKDKRDEIYKKMTTNEITSLPNRMKLSENLDTIGGKSLILINIDDFSLINNHNGFEFGDEVLKSFAKFLIEKYSRYAEVYHLEADKFALLCLQSDTSHTQEESISIIKEDIYKHEFNVKDVKFHLTATLGAVLDERGNIIQKAEFALKEARLYGKNNAKKYSDDLQIVRTIHSNSIWTGRIREAIAHNNILAYFQPIQNAKNGKIEKYETLVRLKYENEIYSPFHFLDAALYSGQMFEIFKVMLSGACQKAQTTASVLSINISEYDLKHPKFLQTIHKTIQSYDISSQQIVFEILENNSISRDKNIQNTLNILHQDGFNLAIDDFGADCSNFAQLNNLPINFIKIDGQFIKNIIEDKNSQIVTKTILDYAHQKGIPVVAEFVCSKEIYEYVKEIGVDFLQGYYISEPKPELI, from the coding sequence TTGTCCTCTAATTTTTGGGAAATATTACTAGTTGATGACGATGAAAAATTTCATCAGATAGTAGCAGAAAGTTTTGATGAAATTTTCATAAACGATAAAAAAGTAAAAATGCTTCATGCCAGAAATGCACAAGAAGCAAAAAAAATTTTACAACAATATTCTGATATTGCCATTGCCTTTATAGATATTGCCATGCATACACCTGATGCCGGCTTAGACTTAGTAAACTACATAAGACAGACACTTTACAATAGTTCTATGCGAATTGTAATCATTAACAGTGATGATTCACCTGTACCCGCAAGTGATATTATAGCCCATTATGATATCAACGATTATAAAGACAGCCGATGCATAAAATCCCAAAGACTTTTTACAACTATTCGTACGGCTATTAAACAATACCAACAATTTAAAGACCTCAAAGACAAAAGAGATGAAATCTATAAAAAAATGACGACGAATGAAATCACCTCATTACCCAATAGAATGAAACTCAGCGAAAATCTTGACACTATCGGAGGGAAATCTCTTATCCTTATCAATATTGATGATTTTAGCCTTATTAATAATCACAACGGTTTTGAATTTGGTGATGAAGTTTTAAAATCTTTTGCCAAATTTCTCATTGAAAAATATTCCAGATATGCTGAAGTCTATCATTTAGAAGCAGATAAATTTGCTTTATTATGCCTGCAATCAGACACGAGTCATACGCAAGAAGAGAGTATATCAATAATTAAAGAAGATATATACAAACATGAATTTAATGTAAAAGATGTAAAATTTCACTTAACCGCAACACTTGGAGCTGTTTTAGATGAGCGAGGCAATATCATCCAAAAAGCTGAATTTGCATTAAAAGAAGCAAGGCTTTATGGTAAAAACAATGCAAAGAAATATAGTGATGACTTACAGATAGTAAGAACAATTCACTCAAATTCCATATGGACAGGTCGTATTCGAGAAGCTATTGCACACAACAACATACTAGCATACTTTCAACCCATACAAAATGCTAAAAATGGAAAAATAGAAAAATATGAAACCCTTGTCCGCTTAAAATATGAAAATGAAATATACTCTCCTTTTCATTTTTTAGATGCCGCGCTGTATAGCGGACAAATGTTTGAAATATTCAAAGTAATGTTAAGTGGAGCCTGCCAAAAAGCACAGACAACAGCTTCTGTTCTCAGTATTAATATAAGTGAATATGATTTAAAACATCCTAAATTTCTTCAAACCATTCATAAAACCATACAATCATATGACATTTCTTCTCAACAGATTGTTTTTGAAATTCTTGAAAATAATAGTATCTCAAGGGATAAAAACATACAAAATACACTCAATATCCTCCATCAAGATGGTTTCAACTTAGCTATAGATGATTTTGGAGCTGATTGTTCCAACTTTGCACAACTCAACAACTTACCAATCAATTTCATAAAGATAGACGGCCAGTTTATCAAAAATATTATTGAAGATAAAAATTCACAAATCGTGACAAAAACCATACTCGATTATGCTCATCAAAAAGGTATTCCTGTTGTCGCAGAGTTTGTTTGTTCAAAAGAGATCTATGAGTATGTCAAAGAGATAGGTGTAGATTTTCTACAAGGCTATTATATTTCCGAACCTAAACCCGAACTAATCTAA